AAATCAGGGATATTTTGGGTTCTAAGATGTGATTAGCATCGTAGATTCGGTGTTACGCTCCCCGAAACGATCTTGGATAACTGGATATTCATAACTTAACTAATAGGTATGACTGTGTCTTGGGAACAGAATGGGATACATACAGTCATTCGAACTGACCGGCTTTCAGCGGGACCTCCTGTACGTAATCGCAGGCTCCGGACGACCCTCTGGCCAAACTGTCCGACGTGAGATGGAAACCCACATCGATGGTGTCAACCACGGTCGAATCTACCCAAACCTCGACAAGCTCGTCGAATACTCCCTCGTTACAAAAGGGAGTCTCGATCAACGGACCAACTATTACGAGATCACGGACCGTGGCAAAGCGCTGCTCTCGCAGCGCCGCAGATGGGAAAACCGGTATATTACCCTCCCGCAGGTCCTCGCTTTCGCCACGGTAGCGATGTCCACTCGAACAGGCATCCCTGTTGAAAACGGGTTCCTGTCGAAAATCAGTCGATTTCTATGACCAACCAGCCGATCAACGTTCTCTACGTTGGCGGTGATCGAGAGTGGACGCAGCTACTGACGACAGTTCTCGAACGCGAGGAGACGAACATCGATCTCCAGACCACACCGAGCGTCGACAGAACACGGCGTATCGTTGCTCGGGGGAACACTGACTGTCTCGTTTTCGACTGTGATCTGTCCCGGCTGGCTGGGATCGAACTGCTTCGATCCATTCGACGGGGAGACGAGGACCTTCCATTCATCCTGTGTACTCGAAACGGAACTGAACCCCTCGCCAGTGAGGCGAGTTCGATGGGTGCGACAGTATACCGTAGACAACAGACCAAGACGGACCAGTCTGTCGCGGCAGCAAACCTGATACGACACATAGAGATCGAACAGTTGCGTGTTCGGCTGAAAACAGTTCGGCGTCACAATGAACGCTTGGAAGAGTTCACCAGTGTTGTCGCACACGATCTTCGAAACCCACTGACAATCGCGTCGGGTAGTTTAGAACTCGCTATGGAAGACTGTGATAGCGACCGACTCAGGGTGATCGAGCGTGCACACACTCGTATGAAGATGTTAGTTGCTGATCTCCTCACACTCGCTCGGGATGGGACCTCGTCGACAAATATCACCCAGTTGTCGATTGCTGAACTCTGTGTTGACTGTTGGCAGAACGTCGACACAACGAATGCAACACTCAATGTTACTACCGATCGCAGTATTTTGGCAGATAGAAATCGACTCAAACAGCTCTTCGAGAACCTCTTTCGAAATGCGATCGAACACGGTGGCAAGATGGTAACAGTTGGCACAATCGACACTGGGTTCCATGTCTCCGATGATGGTCCAGGAATACCGATCGAGAACCGTGATCACGTGTTCACTGGTGGATATTCGACTGCTGCTGAGGGGACTGGACTTGGACTACAGATTGTCAAACAAATCGTTGAGGCACACGGTTGGGGTATCTGTGTTACAGAAGGGACGGCCGGTGGTGCACGGTTCGAAATCACAGGTGTTGACTGAGTTCGTGATCGTGGCTAACAAAGTTCCTCATCTCAAATTGCGTCTTTCAACGACTTCACACAACTATCTGTGTTTTTAATTATCGAACGCCAGAGGAACTCTTTGAATTGGTGCGTCTGTAACTCCAGTTGTACTATGAGAGGTTACACCCCAGAATATCGAGAGAGAACAAATAATTATCTTTTCCACTGCTGGCCAGTCAGTTAAAAACTCCCGACCCAGTATTGAGCACCCTGAATAGGCCCTACCAACCAGATTTCAACGTCTCTCAGGTCAGCGTCGATAACGAGTGATTCACTGCTTCCGATAACACTAATCCGGACATCTCCATAGCCCTTGAATCCAGCGCGCTCAGAGACAGTTAGTTCTCGGGTTAACTCTGGTTCACCATCATCAACGTCATCTCCAAATACCTCTACTCGAACTGCATAGCCTCCCGCATTAAAAATGTGTATCCAATCAGGTTGATACTCGATGCGTGGCTTATACTCCCGTGGATCATACCTGCCTTCAAAGCTCATATTATCACTCTCGATCCCACTTGGTTCTCCGGTTGCACTGCCTGCAAGGCTCGTATCTACTGATGGCTCCTCATAAGGTGCCTCAACTGTTCCCGTTGCTTCCTCACGAGTGATTTCGGTCGTTGTCCCGGTCCCGTTTGTTTGGCCGAGACACCCACTTATCGTACCGATAGAGCCGACTGCCAACCCCGCCCCAACTGCTCGAAGTAGATCCCGTCGATTGACCGAATTAATACCGTTTTTCATCAACGTACCCACGTTAAATGATCTATTAAACTTTTGTAATATTACCGTAGACTCGGTGGCTCAAAGAATCTCGTTGTCGCTGGTTTGCAGTGTCACTCCAAACCCAATCAGTGGAGTGTCCGAAACAGAACCCAGAGAACGAGATACGACACGAGTCCACTCAGGATGGCAACCGTCTGGCCGAGGACTGCAAATAACACGACAATATTGAAAAGCGCATGTAGCAGTACCGCCAGACAGTAGCTGTAGAGTGCGAATAGCGGCTTGAATCCGAACTGATCGAGCGTCTGTCCCGACAGATAGTAGACTGTTGCGCCGATGACACCGGTTGCGGTTCCGTGCATCACCGTCGTCGACACACTTCGTGTGATCACATACTGGGTCAGTGCAAACGAACTCAACTGTTGTTGCTGGATGAGATACGAGAAGTTCTCAACGAGACTAAAGCCAAAGCCTGCAAACACTGCAGCCAGAACGATCTCCCGTCGCCGGAGATATTTCGGAGCGACGACTACCAGCACTGCGAGCGGCACCGCTTTGAGTAGCTCCTCGACGAGCGGCGCGAACTGTATTTGGAGTGCCTGCAAGGAGATCCCAGCGACTGCCAGCAGTTCGCTGTTGATTTCCGAGGCCAGAAAGCCCGCGGTCGACCCCCAAATAAAAAACAACAGGAGAAATCGGGTCTGGGCGTTGTCGACGAGGAGCACTAACAACAACAGCGGGACGGTGATCGCAACCGAGAGCGCCAGCATCATTCGACTACACCCGCTCGTTGGTATCGAATCAGTGCGGCAGTCAGCAGCGTCGCACTCAGATACCAGACTCAGTACTTCACAAAGCCGCTTAGTTAGAACGTCTGCTTGCTGAAGGTGTGTCTAAAACCAAACAAGCAGACGGTGAGATCCACGAGGACCAGCTTCTTAACTTTCTCGTCAACCGCCTTGACGAGGAAGTTTCGCTCTCGTTAGCCAATAACGCTGAAATCACTGCTGAAGACATCTATGAGGTCCTCGTCGGCGCTTGCGCCGACGGGACCTCTGTCTCTACGCTCTGTGCGTCGAGCCAGAACTCACCCGCTGGGAACACGGTCCTCTACCATCTTCGGACGAAGTTCGAGCCGGAACGGCTCGAACGAGTCGCTAACACGCTCCTGCGAAAGGATCTCGATGAATTGCTCCCCGAACAGGTGGAGGTCTGCGCAGACCTCCACCTGCGGCCCTACTACGGTGACGAAGACGACACAGACGGCCTCTATCACTCGGTAGCGAAGCGTGGAACCACTGCGTTCCACGCCTATGCCACACTCTACGCGCGTGTGAAGAACAAACGCTACACGCTGGCGGTACGCCGTCTCAAAGACGGCGATACCGCAAGTAGTGTCCTCGCTGAGTTCTTCGGTGTCCTCGACGGCCTTGACGCCGGGGTCAAGGCCGTCTACCTTGATCGCGGATTCTACGACAGTAAGTGTCTCACGCTGCTTCAGGCGCACAATTACGCGTACGTGATCCCGATCATCCGGTGGGGTGAGGCGATTCAGCAAGAGCTCTCGGAAGGATGGAGTCGCGTCATTCAGCATGATCTGACGGGGAAACTCGACGGTCACAGCTGGACCGTCGATTTTCCCGTCTACATCGACTGTACGTACCTAAATGGGAAGTATGACGAGAACGGTGTGGCGCGTCACGGCTACGCCGCTGACGCGCCGTTCATCGACTCACCACGGGACGCTCGATACCACTACTCGAAACGCTTCGGTATCGAGTCAAGCTATCGCTTGTTTGAGCAAGCGATAGCGACAACGACAACACGAGATCCAACGGTACGGCTGCTGTACGTGGTGGTGAGTCTCCTCTTACAGAACGTCTGGCGGTACCTTCACTACGAGTATGTGGCGACGCCCCGCCGAGGCGGGCGTCGCCTCTGGTGGTGGCCGTACAAGGAGTTCGTCAATATGATTCGACGAGCTGCGTGGACGGCCCTCGCGGTGCGTCGGGCCGTCCCCGCGAATCGGCCACCTGACGACCGATTCCACCGCTAACCACCGACCGAGCAAGCCAGCGGAGTGAGTGGCGACGCTGTCGCGTCGGCGGCTGACCGCCGCCGACAGCGACAGCTCTCCGTCGATCCGT
This sequence is a window from Halohasta litchfieldiae. Protein-coding genes within it:
- a CDS encoding PrsW family glutamic-type intramembrane protease — protein: MMLALSVAITVPLLLLVLLVDNAQTRFLLLFFIWGSTAGFLASEINSELLAVAGISLQALQIQFAPLVEELLKAVPLAVLVVVAPKYLRRREIVLAAVFAGFGFSLVENFSYLIQQQQLSSFALTQYVITRSVSTTVMHGTATGVIGATVYYLSGQTLDQFGFKPLFALYSYCLAVLLHALFNIVVLFAVLGQTVAILSGLVSYLVLWVLFRTLH
- a CDS encoding ATP-binding response regulator is translated as MTNQPINVLYVGGDREWTQLLTTVLEREETNIDLQTTPSVDRTRRIVARGNTDCLVFDCDLSRLAGIELLRSIRRGDEDLPFILCTRNGTEPLASEASSMGATVYRRQQTKTDQSVAAANLIRHIEIEQLRVRLKTVRRHNERLEEFTSVVAHDLRNPLTIASGSLELAMEDCDSDRLRVIERAHTRMKMLVADLLTLARDGTSSTNITQLSIAELCVDCWQNVDTTNATLNVTTDRSILADRNRLKQLFENLFRNAIEHGGKMVTVGTIDTGFHVSDDGPGIPIENRDHVFTGGYSTAAEGTGLGLQIVKQIVEAHGWGICVTEGTAGGARFEITGVD
- a CDS encoding ISH3-like element ISHla1 family transposase; the encoded protein is MSKTKQADGEIHEDQLLNFLVNRLDEEVSLSLANNAEITAEDIYEVLVGACADGTSVSTLCASSQNSPAGNTVLYHLRTKFEPERLERVANTLLRKDLDELLPEQVEVCADLHLRPYYGDEDDTDGLYHSVAKRGTTAFHAYATLYARVKNKRYTLAVRRLKDGDTASSVLAEFFGVLDGLDAGVKAVYLDRGFYDSKCLTLLQAHNYAYVIPIIRWGEAIQQELSEGWSRVIQHDLTGKLDGHSWTVDFPVYIDCTYLNGKYDENGVARHGYAADAPFIDSPRDARYHYSKRFGIESSYRLFEQAIATTTTRDPTVRLLYVVVSLLLQNVWRYLHYEYVATPRRGGRRLWWWPYKEFVNMIRRAAWTALAVRRAVPANRPPDDRFHR
- a CDS encoding PadR family transcriptional regulator — encoded protein: MGYIQSFELTGFQRDLLYVIAGSGRPSGQTVRREMETHIDGVNHGRIYPNLDKLVEYSLVTKGSLDQRTNYYEITDRGKALLSQRRRWENRYITLPQVLAFATVAMSTRTGIPVENGFLSKISRFL